Proteins from a genomic interval of Nautilia sp. PV-1:
- the fliG gene encoding flagellar motor switch protein FliG, which produces MALSAQQQAILDELSMPEKIAILLIQLGEDLTAQLFSYMDVNAITEISKYIATAKAIDKAIAAAVLEEFYVIFQSNQYISSGGIEYAKEILYKALGPEEAKKVLDKLAKSLQSEQTFGFLQKVKPQQLADFIVNEHPQTIALILAHMDPTSAAETLSYFPDEIRAEVLIRMSNLGDISPQVIKKVSAILETKLEALTGYKVEIGGVRFVAEIFNRLGQKAAKSTLKFIEQVNNELAEEIKEKMFTFEDILKLDNNAIREILKEADKNQLMIALKGAPEELKEKFLANMSQRAAAAFEEEMQFLGPVKVKDVEAAQRSIVEIVQKLAEEGKVSVGAEEEVIE; this is translated from the coding sequence ATGGCACTTTCGGCACAGCAGCAGGCTATTCTTGACGAATTGTCAATGCCTGAAAAAATTGCGATTTTGCTTATTCAGTTAGGGGAGGATTTAACAGCTCAGCTGTTTTCTTATATGGATGTTAATGCTATTACTGAAATATCCAAATATATTGCAACGGCAAAAGCAATAGACAAAGCCATAGCTGCAGCGGTTTTAGAAGAGTTTTATGTTATTTTTCAGTCTAATCAGTATATTTCAAGCGGAGGTATAGAGTATGCTAAAGAAATTCTTTATAAGGCTCTCGGACCTGAAGAAGCTAAAAAAGTTCTAGATAAACTTGCTAAATCGCTTCAAAGCGAACAGACTTTCGGTTTTTTACAAAAAGTAAAACCACAGCAGCTTGCGGACTTTATAGTTAACGAACATCCTCAGACTATTGCACTTATACTTGCGCATATGGATCCTACCAGTGCCGCGGAAACTTTGAGCTATTTTCCTGATGAAATAAGGGCGGAAGTTCTTATTAGAATGAGTAATTTAGGAGATATTTCTCCTCAGGTGATTAAAAAAGTAAGTGCAATTCTTGAAACAAAACTAGAAGCTTTGACCGGTTATAAAGTTGAAATCGGAGGAGTCAGATTCGTTGCGGAAATATTTAACAGACTTGGACAAAAAGCAGCAAAATCAACGCTTAAATTTATCGAACAGGTTAACAACGAACTTGCCGAAGAGATTAAAGAAAAAATGTTTACGTTTGAAGATATTCTTAAACTTGACAATAACGCAATTCGTGAAATATTAAAAGAAGCTGATAAAAATCAGTTAATGATTGCCTTAAAAGGCGCTCCTGAAGAGCTTAAAGAAAAATTTCTTGCAAATATGTCTCAACGTGCCGCTGCGGCATTTGAGGAAGAGATGCAGTTTTTAGGTCCTGTAAAGGTCAAAGATGTTGAAGCAGCTCAAAGAAGTATCGTAGAAATAGTACAAAAACTTGCCGAAGAAGGTAAAGTATCAGTTGGAGCGGAGGAAGAAGTAATTGAGTAG
- the fliF gene encoding flagellar basal-body MS-ring/collar protein FliF, with protein sequence MNFEELFRQIIAFTKKLNKRQKIVIIASIVALVAIISFLIVFNTSSSKIKTGYAILFDNLSSKDAALIVQYLEKKQIPYEIPEDGVIEVPKNVVQKVRIDVAAQGLPKSSKVGFELFDKNSFGITDFEQKIKYLRALEGELGRTIESLDAVEEATVNIALPKESVFVENQTPPTASVVIKLKPNMILTPKQIQGIKYLVAAAVPKLKPENVKIIDQYGNLLGENDELTQNNELLKAEIAYKKRMEKALEDNIVSILAPVVGGRNKVVAKVNLDIDFSQVKSKSTIYSPDNVVRSEQTLEESRIGYKPKQVGGVPGAVSNIGPVQGTKNQNVKDKYTKSETTTNYEISTTIKDVKEPLAKIKRITAAVVVDGHYKVTKDGKKEFVPLSKLEIANIENLVKNTIGYDPKRGDSVSVSSFQFHGASNGNAPTSKVGQIMQTVEMYLGPFSGVLKYLFLILVLFVFYKKVITPFTQKMLEVKVEEEPEYVQHEIEVNEEEVESTYDKIKELKEKVEQQLGISSDVNEEELKYEVLLDRIVKMAEEKTEEVAKVLENLIKEETHEV encoded by the coding sequence TTGAATTTTGAAGAACTTTTTAGGCAAATAATAGCATTTACAAAAAAATTAAACAAAAGACAGAAAATTGTAATTATTGCCTCAATTGTCGCGTTAGTAGCAATTATTTCCTTCTTGATAGTGTTTAATACAAGCTCTTCTAAAATCAAAACAGGTTATGCGATACTTTTTGATAATCTTTCTTCCAAAGACGCTGCATTAATTGTACAATACCTTGAAAAAAAACAGATACCTTATGAAATACCCGAAGACGGAGTTATTGAAGTTCCTAAAAATGTAGTACAGAAAGTAAGAATTGATGTTGCCGCACAGGGACTTCCAAAAAGCTCTAAAGTGGGATTTGAGCTTTTTGACAAAAACAGTTTCGGAATTACTGATTTTGAACAGAAAATAAAATATCTAAGAGCTCTTGAAGGTGAGCTTGGCAGAACTATCGAATCTTTGGATGCGGTAGAAGAAGCGACTGTTAATATTGCCCTTCCTAAAGAAAGTGTATTTGTAGAAAACCAGACTCCTCCAACCGCTTCGGTAGTTATTAAACTTAAACCTAATATGATACTTACTCCAAAACAGATTCAGGGAATAAAATATCTTGTTGCTGCGGCAGTTCCTAAATTAAAACCTGAAAACGTAAAAATAATAGACCAGTACGGAAATCTTTTAGGAGAAAATGACGAACTGACACAGAATAATGAACTGTTAAAAGCTGAAATAGCGTATAAAAAAAGAATGGAAAAAGCTTTAGAAGACAATATCGTATCGATTTTGGCACCTGTGGTCGGAGGAAGAAATAAAGTGGTCGCAAAAGTTAATCTGGATATTGATTTTTCCCAGGTGAAATCAAAATCTACGATTTATTCTCCCGACAATGTCGTAAGAAGCGAGCAGACACTGGAAGAAAGCAGAATAGGATATAAACCTAAACAGGTAGGAGGTGTACCAGGTGCGGTAAGTAATATCGGACCGGTGCAGGGGACTAAAAATCAAAACGTGAAAGATAAATACACTAAATCCGAAACAACTACCAATTATGAAATATCAACTACTATTAAAGATGTGAAAGAGCCTCTTGCAAAAATCAAAAGAATAACCGCTGCTGTTGTAGTAGACGGACATTACAAAGTTACAAAAGACGGAAAAAAAGAATTTGTTCCTCTCTCAAAGCTGGAAATTGCAAATATAGAAAATTTGGTTAAAAATACTATAGGTTACGATCCGAAAAGAGGAGACAGCGTAAGTGTAAGCAGTTTCCAGTTTCACGGGGCTTCAAACGGCAATGCTCCGACATCGAAAGTAGGGCAGATTATGCAGACAGTAGAAATGTATTTAGGACCGTTTAGCGGTGTGTTGAAATATCTGTTTTTGATTTTGGTTCTTTTTGTGTTTTATAAAAAGGTTATTACTCCTTTTACACAAAAAATGCTGGAAGTTAAAGTTGAAGAAGAACCGGAATATGTTCAACATGAAATTGAAGTTAATGAGGAAGAAGTTGAATCAACTTATGATAAAATAAAAGAGTTAAAAGAAAAAGTTGAACAGCAGCTTGGTATTTCTAGCGATGTTAATGAAGAAGAGCTTAAATATGAGGTTTTATTAGACAGAATTGTTAAAATGGCGGAAGAAAAAACCGAAGAAGTTGCAAAAGTATTAGAAAATTTAATTAAAGAAGAAACGCATGAAGTATAA
- a CDS encoding 50S ribosomal protein L25/general stress protein Ctc: MLEGIIRESTSKAETKKLRRDGYLIANIYGKGQENINAAFKTGDFIKYLRNKEHLVFPVKVGDKEVKVVVQEYQKNPVTGEILHVDLLMAQDGVKSYYHVPIKVKGTPIGLKNKGVLIYHRRRIKVKAAPENLPDFFELDISNLDVGDNILIRDIEMPEGVECYLNPSIPVVGVIKAK; the protein is encoded by the coding sequence ATGCTTGAAGGAATTATCAGAGAGAGTACCTCAAAAGCTGAAACTAAAAAGCTTAGAAGGGATGGTTATCTGATTGCTAACATTTATGGTAAAGGTCAGGAAAACATAAATGCTGCATTCAAAACAGGTGACTTCATTAAATACTTAAGAAACAAAGAACATTTGGTGTTCCCTGTAAAAGTAGGGGATAAAGAAGTAAAAGTTGTTGTTCAGGAATATCAAAAAAACCCTGTAACAGGCGAAATTTTACATGTTGACCTATTAATGGCTCAAGACGGTGTAAAATCATATTACCATGTTCCGATTAAAGTTAAAGGTACGCCAATCGGTCTTAAAAACAAAGGTGTATTAATTTATCACAGAAGAAGAATTAAAGTTAAAGCCGCACCTGAGAATCTGCCTGATTTCTTCGAATTAGATATCAGCAATCTTGATGTGGGTGACAATATTCTTATCAGAGACATTGAAATGCCTGAAGGTGTTGAATGTTACTTAAACCCTTCAATTCCGGTTGTAGGTGTAATTAAGGCTAAATAA
- a CDS encoding LptF/LptG family permease, whose translation MFFIFILKKYLKNFLLILFSLSFFFVIVDLIANYSRLPDSSNLQVLYVYYIMLYSFDMFYALALVFSFILTLYYMIKFNELVSFYSLGFTIKKLLKPFMFFAIAVFALFLVLDSGKFAYVREYANFILNNNKYSSTNLFIKYNDKVVYIKKIEPILKQADDIKVFYLKGRKVTKIISAKKALFKNDIWYAKKAKITYLNDKRIVNLVDNVYFLKDFKPKIISNLKNLNSISFYDAFIAIKLFKDINVNTLLSIVFYKVFTALSFISLLIILMFKTPVHQRVSNVSLFLVKSVFLTIFTWGIQLMIYKFAKQGVLSPYVLVIPFAVLFSYGIFLLYKEK comes from the coding sequence ATGTTTTTTATTTTTATTTTAAAAAAATATTTAAAAAATTTTTTACTTATACTTTTTTCATTATCGTTTTTTTTCGTTATTGTAGATCTTATAGCGAACTATTCCAGACTGCCTGATTCTTCAAACCTTCAGGTCTTATATGTATATTATATTATGCTTTACAGTTTTGATATGTTTTATGCCCTTGCTCTGGTTTTTTCTTTTATACTTACGCTGTATTATATGATTAAATTTAACGAGCTTGTAAGTTTTTATTCGTTAGGTTTTACAATAAAAAAACTTTTAAAGCCTTTTATGTTTTTCGCCATTGCTGTTTTTGCTCTGTTTTTGGTGTTAGACAGCGGAAAATTTGCATATGTAAGAGAATATGCGAATTTTATATTAAACAATAATAAATACAGCAGTACGAATCTTTTTATTAAATATAACGATAAAGTTGTATATATAAAAAAAATAGAACCGATTTTGAAACAGGCGGACGATATTAAGGTTTTTTATTTAAAGGGAAGAAAAGTCACCAAAATAATTTCTGCTAAAAAAGCCCTGTTTAAAAATGATATCTGGTATGCCAAAAAGGCTAAAATCACATATTTAAACGATAAAAGAATTGTTAATCTGGTAGATAATGTCTATTTTCTGAAAGATTTTAAACCAAAAATAATTTCAAATTTAAAAAATCTTAATTCTATTTCGTTTTATGACGCGTTTATTGCAATAAAACTTTTTAAAGACATAAACGTCAATACACTGCTTTCAATTGTCTTTTATAAAGTTTTTACCGCTTTGAGCTTTATTTCGCTTTTGATAATTTTAATGTTTAAGACTCCCGTTCATCAAAGAGTTTCTAATGTCTCTTTATTTTTGGTAAAATCCGTTTTTTTAACTATTTTTACATGGGGAATTCAGCTTATGATATATAAATTTGCAAAACAGGGAGTATTGTCGCCTTATGTTTTGGTGATTCCTTTTGCGGTACTGTTTAGTTACGGAATATTTTTATTATATAAGGAGAAATAA
- the pth gene encoding aminoacyl-tRNA hydrolase translates to MKLIIGLGNPGEKYKLTRHNIGFLSIDYLIEHFNARKINSSFKGELYKSADFLLLKPMTYMNLSGESAVLVKNYYKIDNEDVIVIHDDIDLKTGALKFKRGGSHGGHNGLKSLDQHIGNDYWRIRIGIGRPERKEEVVKYVLSNFTEEELECMKSLFPKIAKAVTEINKAASKYTQKEC, encoded by the coding sequence ATGAAACTCATTATCGGTCTGGGAAATCCAGGAGAGAAATATAAACTTACCCGTCACAACATCGGTTTTTTAAGTATTGATTATCTGATTGAGCATTTTAATGCCAGAAAAATAAACTCTTCATTTAAAGGCGAACTTTATAAATCTGCAGATTTTTTACTACTCAAACCTATGACATATATGAATTTAAGCGGTGAAAGCGCGGTACTAGTAAAAAATTATTATAAAATTGATAATGAAGATGTTATTGTCATACATGACGATATAGATTTAAAAACGGGAGCTCTTAAATTTAAAAGAGGCGGTTCTCACGGCGGACATAACGGACTTAAATCTTTAGACCAGCATATAGGAAACGATTATTGGAGAATAAGAATAGGAATCGGAAGACCGGAAAGAAAAGAAGAAGTTGTAAAATATGTTTTAAGTAATTTTACAGAAGAAGAGCTTGAATGTATGAAATCTCTTTTTCCAAAAATAGCTAAAGCCGTTACTGAAATAAACAAAGCGGCGAGTAAATATACTCAAAAAGAGTGTTGA
- the lysA gene encoding diaminopimelate decarboxylase encodes MNFKELANKYDTPLYVYDFNHFENQFNELKNAFKGRKSIISYAVKANSNLSVIKKFASLGSGADCVSIGEVKRALLAGVDKYKIIFSGVGKRDDEIEEALKLDILIINVESEAELQRVEEIAGKLGVVARISIRVNPNIDPKTHPYISTGLHENKFGVDLDTAKKMYLFAKNSRSLNPVGIHFHIGSQLTELEPIKEASQIVADLVRSLKAVNIDIKFFDVGGGLGIKYKDETTIKPYDYAQAILSTLSGLDLTIVCEPGRFLVGNGGWFLTKVLYEKVNGDKRFVIVDGAMNDLIRPSLYNAYHKIEVLSEKDGELSRANLVGPICESGDFFAKDIEIPSTNPGDLVVIYSAGAYGFTMSSNYNTRPRAAEVAVENGKDRIIRRRETFEDLIACEIDYL; translated from the coding sequence ATGAATTTTAAAGAACTAGCTAATAAATACGATACGCCTCTTTATGTGTATGATTTTAATCATTTTGAAAATCAGTTTAATGAGCTTAAAAATGCATTTAAAGGCAGAAAAAGCATCATATCTTATGCTGTAAAAGCAAATTCGAATTTAAGCGTTATTAAAAAGTTTGCATCACTCGGAAGCGGTGCGGACTGTGTGAGTATCGGAGAAGTAAAAAGAGCTCTTTTAGCAGGTGTGGATAAATATAAAATTATATTCAGCGGAGTCGGAAAAAGAGACGATGAGATTGAAGAAGCTTTAAAACTTGATATTTTAATAATTAACGTAGAAAGTGAAGCAGAACTGCAAAGAGTGGAAGAAATTGCGGGAAAACTCGGTGTCGTTGCAAGAATTTCAATAAGGGTAAATCCGAATATAGATCCTAAAACACATCCTTATATTTCTACAGGGCTGCATGAAAATAAATTCGGAGTTGATTTGGATACGGCAAAAAAAATGTATCTTTTCGCTAAGAATTCAAGATCTTTAAATCCGGTCGGAATACATTTTCATATAGGTAGTCAGCTTACAGAACTTGAACCGATTAAAGAAGCAAGCCAGATTGTGGCCGATCTGGTAAGAAGTCTTAAAGCTGTAAATATCGATATTAAATTTTTTGATGTTGGCGGAGGGCTTGGCATTAAATATAAAGACGAAACGACAATCAAGCCTTACGATTACGCCCAGGCTATTTTATCAACACTTAGCGGACTTGATCTTACGATTGTCTGTGAACCGGGAAGATTTCTTGTAGGAAACGGCGGCTGGTTTTTAACAAAGGTTTTATATGAAAAAGTCAACGGAGATAAAAGGTTTGTTATAGTAGACGGAGCTATGAATGATTTAATAAGGCCTTCGCTGTATAATGCGTATCATAAAATAGAAGTGTTAAGCGAAAAAGACGGAGAGCTAAGCAGGGCAAATCTGGTAGGTCCGATTTGTGAAAGCGGGGATTTCTTTGCTAAAGATATAGAGATTCCGAGCACTAATCCTGGAGACCTTGTAGTTATTTACAGCGCCGGTGCGTACGGTTTTACAATGAGCAGCAATTACAATACGCGTCCGAGAGCCGCAGAAGTTGCAGTGGAAAACGGAAAAGACAGAATTATCAGAAGAAGGGAAACTTTTGAGGATTTGATTGCCTGTGAAATAGATTATCTCTGA
- a CDS encoding HAD-IIA family hydrolase yields MEGFFIDVQGTLIDDKNFLPLPGSREFLKYLNSKKTPFVLITNNTKKPSEEFISYLKNLGFEFEYYIDPLMVAGEYIQNKTIAPYGQEKFVKIMKNSFNIDYKNPDAIVLGIKLYDNETISGIIEKLLNGSELIGMHRTSLYSYNSKRYPGLGAILEMLKYAADTDYVTVGKPSREFFDRAKSYLGLNYDKITIISDDLKGDLIPAKQLGMKTVLVLSGKIKSEKEINQKPDFIYKNLKLLLENWRKNGR; encoded by the coding sequence ATGGAAGGATTTTTTATTGATGTTCAGGGGACGCTGATAGACGATAAAAACTTTCTTCCTCTTCCCGGAAGCAGAGAATTTTTAAAATATTTAAACAGTAAAAAAACACCTTTCGTTTTAATTACAAACAATACAAAAAAGCCTTCTGAGGAGTTTATCAGTTATTTAAAGAATTTAGGATTTGAATTTGAATATTATATCGACCCTTTAATGGTTGCAGGGGAATATATTCAGAATAAAACAATCGCTCCTTACGGACAGGAAAAATTTGTAAAAATCATGAAAAACAGCTTTAATATTGATTATAAAAATCCTGATGCCATTGTACTTGGGATTAAACTTTATGACAACGAAACAATCAGCGGTATAATTGAAAAACTGTTAAACGGTTCGGAATTAATAGGTATGCACCGTACATCTTTGTATTCTTACAATTCCAAACGATATCCAGGGCTTGGCGCTATACTTGAAATGCTTAAATATGCTGCCGACACGGATTATGTAACCGTAGGTAAACCCAGCAGGGAGTTTTTTGACAGGGCTAAATCGTATTTAGGCCTAAATTATGATAAAATTACCATTATTAGCGATGATTTAAAAGGGGATTTGATACCTGCTAAACAACTGGGGATGAAAACGGTATTGGTTCTAAGCGGAAAAATTAAAAGTGAAAAAGAGATAAATCAAAAACCGGATTTCATATATAAAAATTTAAAACTCTTACTGGAAAATTGGAGAAAGAATGGAAGATAA
- the fliH gene encoding flagellar assembly protein FliH: MSRIVNGEAVERHIINQYTFKSFDDNDENKEKNMHNSLNENQTQQTNIHNNEQNTQNNNNEVIEKLLQKIEELSNNIVNIQTNFEKQLNECKQQIESEKKKAFEEGYKKGKEDASSEVSKEIEEKIKLLQDSVKKVDKINEVFEEKILSIEKELISVALDIAKEVIQKEVSENSKEIAYNLAKALMEDIKDATKIKIKVNPKDAKYLKEQDLQNVEIIEDDAVKEGGVVILSDIGNIDAQILQRFKAIKEAVLEGNE; this comes from the coding sequence TTGAGTAGAATAGTAAACGGCGAAGCAGTGGAAAGACACATAATAAACCAGTATACGTTTAAAAGTTTTGATGATAACGATGAGAATAAAGAAAAAAACATGCATAATTCTCTAAATGAAAATCAGACACAGCAGACAAATATACATAATAATGAACAAAACACACAAAATAACAACAACGAAGTGATTGAAAAACTTCTTCAAAAAATAGAAGAGCTCAGCAATAATATCGTAAACATTCAGACTAATTTTGAAAAGCAGCTTAATGAGTGTAAACAGCAGATAGAATCGGAGAAAAAAAAGGCTTTTGAAGAAGGATATAAAAAAGGTAAAGAAGACGCATCTTCCGAAGTGTCTAAAGAAATTGAAGAAAAAATAAAACTTCTTCAGGATTCGGTAAAAAAAGTAGATAAAATAAATGAAGTGTTTGAAGAAAAAATTCTTTCAATTGAAAAAGAGTTAATTTCGGTAGCACTTGATATAGCAAAAGAGGTTATTCAAAAAGAAGTTAGCGAAAATTCCAAAGAAATTGCATATAATCTTGCAAAAGCTTTAATGGAAGACATTAAAGATGCTACTAAAATAAAAATAAAAGTAAATCCTAAAGATGCAAAATATTTAAAAGAACAGGATTTACAAAATGTGGAAATAATCGAAGACGACGCCGTAAAAGAAGGCGGTGTTGTGATTTTAAGCGATATAGGAAATATTGACGCTCAGATTTTACAAAGATTTAAAGCAATAAAAGAAGCAGTATTGGAAGGTAATGAATGA
- the hisC gene encoding histidinol-phosphate transaminase has translation MFEKLKDLKTYEAGKPIELVVREFGIEPKDIIKLASNENPYGPPPKAIEKVKNLASEMHRYPDDSFFELKEGLSSKFNISASNIIIGAGSDQILEFAVHAISPKKVLMAGITFAMYEIYSKQVGAQILKTESVTHNLEEFYEIYKEQKPEIIFLCVPNNPLGECVDAKEVFDFIEKIDENTLVVVDGAYQEFAAHKDKNKEIKPEDILKYKNVLYTGTFSKAYGLGGMRVGYGIANEYIIENLHKLRPPFNITTLSLAAAIEALKDEEFVKNSIIKNFEEMEKYVSFAKENNLKYIDSYTNFIVLYIKNSTQIAENLLKKGIIVRNMASYGFEALRITIGTPEQNDKLLNTLKGMIS, from the coding sequence ATGTTTGAAAAACTGAAAGATTTAAAAACATACGAAGCCGGAAAGCCGATAGAGCTGGTAGTAAGGGAATTTGGAATAGAACCTAAAGATATAATTAAACTGGCAAGCAATGAAAATCCTTACGGTCCTCCTCCCAAAGCAATTGAAAAAGTAAAAAATCTGGCTTCGGAAATGCACAGATATCCTGATGACAGTTTTTTTGAGTTAAAAGAAGGACTGAGTTCAAAATTTAACATATCTGCGTCTAATATTATTATAGGTGCCGGAAGCGATCAGATTTTAGAATTCGCCGTTCATGCTATCTCCCCTAAAAAGGTTTTAATGGCGGGTATCACGTTTGCAATGTATGAAATATATTCTAAACAGGTTGGAGCGCAGATTTTAAAAACAGAATCTGTGACTCATAATCTGGAAGAGTTTTATGAAATATATAAAGAACAAAAACCGGAAATAATTTTTCTTTGCGTGCCTAACAACCCTTTGGGAGAATGTGTTGATGCAAAAGAAGTGTTTGATTTTATAGAAAAAATTGATGAAAACACTTTAGTTGTTGTGGACGGGGCATATCAGGAATTTGCCGCTCATAAAGATAAAAATAAAGAAATCAAACCTGAAGATATACTTAAATACAAAAACGTTTTATATACAGGGACGTTTTCCAAAGCATACGGACTCGGCGGGATGAGAGTAGGATACGGCATTGCGAATGAGTATATAATAGAAAATCTTCATAAATTGAGACCTCCTTTTAATATAACAACCCTAAGTCTGGCGGCTGCGATAGAAGCATTAAAAGATGAAGAATTTGTTAAAAACTCTATAATAAAAAACTTTGAAGAGATGGAAAAATATGTCAGTTTTGCAAAAGAAAATAATTTAAAATATATAGACAGTTATACAAATTTCATTGTTTTATATATTAAAAATTCGACACAAATTGCTGAAAATTTATTAAAAAAAGGTATAATTGTAAGAAATATGGCCAGTTACGGATTTGAAGCCTTGAGAATTACTATAGGTACGCCTGAACAAAACGATAAATTATTAAATACATTAAAAGGTATGATTAGTTGA
- the pheA gene encoding prephenate dehydratase, with translation MEDKLLQLRNQIDSIDNEIIRLLNKRMEIVKKVGELKNTSNAPVYRPEREKEIIQRLTELSKKEGGILGYDEIEAIFLEIFAISRTLERKERIAFLGPVGTYTHQAAESRFGANAKYLPLLNIEAVFKAVSNKEAKYGVVPIENNTEGVVGITLDSLKKYNVKIVSEICMDIHHSFASCQDDLKNIKRIYSHPQGYNQCLNFLETHGLLDIEFIPTESTAKAAQMAAEDKQSGAICSKIAAKLYNVPLLFEKIEDNMANRTRFIVISDFKTQKSGNDKTSVIAKTSHKSGALFELLKKFKDREINLLKIESRPNKDDTFNTWFYIDFEGHIDDTSVTDLIDSEEMIWLGSYLRDC, from the coding sequence ATGGAAGATAAACTACTGCAACTCAGAAATCAGATAGATTCTATAGATAATGAAATTATCAGACTGTTAAATAAAAGAATGGAAATCGTAAAAAAAGTAGGGGAACTTAAAAACACAAGCAACGCTCCTGTTTACAGACCGGAAAGAGAAAAAGAAATAATTCAAAGACTTACAGAACTTAGCAAAAAAGAGGGCGGAATACTAGGATATGATGAAATAGAAGCCATTTTTCTTGAAATTTTTGCAATCAGCAGAACTCTTGAAAGAAAAGAAAGAATAGCTTTTTTAGGACCGGTAGGAACATATACGCATCAGGCGGCTGAAAGCAGATTCGGAGCTAATGCAAAATATCTTCCTCTTTTGAATATCGAGGCTGTATTTAAAGCGGTGTCTAACAAAGAAGCCAAATACGGAGTAGTTCCTATAGAAAACAATACTGAAGGCGTTGTAGGAATAACTCTGGATTCTTTAAAAAAATATAACGTTAAAATAGTTTCCGAAATATGTATGGATATACATCATTCATTTGCATCATGTCAGGATGATTTAAAAAATATAAAAAGAATCTATTCCCATCCGCAGGGTTATAACCAGTGTCTGAATTTTCTCGAAACCCACGGACTTTTGGATATAGAGTTTATTCCTACCGAATCTACTGCAAAAGCTGCTCAAATGGCTGCAGAAGATAAACAAAGCGGTGCAATATGCTCGAAAATCGCAGCAAAACTTTATAATGTGCCGTTGCTTTTTGAAAAAATTGAAGACAATATGGCTAACAGAACGCGCTTTATTGTTATCAGCGATTTTAAAACCCAAAAAAGCGGAAACGACAAAACAAGTGTAATTGCAAAAACATCTCATAAATCAGGGGCTCTTTTCGAACTTCTTAAAAAATTTAAAGACAGGGAAATCAATCTTTTAAAAATAGAAAGCAGACCGAATAAAGACGATACTTTTAATACATGGTTTTATATTGATTTTGAAGGTCATATTGATGATACAAGCGTAACAGACCTGATTGACAGCGAAGAAATGATATGGCTCGGCAGTTATTTAAGGGACTGTTAG